One Cryomorphaceae bacterium genomic window, CACCCGCACCAGCGACCACGGCAATATCCCGTGCGTGCAGGGAAAGGACTTTGACGATTTTGGCCAATTGCAAACGGCGGGATTGTCCTACATCTCAGAAGATCAATGCAAAGATACCGATTTCCTCCAGCCCGGTGATGTGCTCTTTGCGGCTAAAGGCGCGCGGAACTATGCCGTTTGCTGGACGGGACAACTGTCCAAAGCGGTGGCTTCATCTACTTTTTTTGTGGTTCGGAATTTTACAGACTCAGTTTTGCCAGATTATCTCGCGTGGTTCCTGATGTCCGCTAAAGCCGGACGGTATTTTGAACAGAATGTCAAATTAGCGACGGTAAGAACAATCAGTAAAAAAGTAATGGAGAACTTGAAGATTCCGGTGTCTAATGCGAATCATCAAAACGATATATTGCAGCTGAGTCTGCTTTGGAGAAAAGAGAAATTATTAACGACTAAAATACAACACAAGTATGACTACCTTATCAGACACATCGAACCAAGTTAGA contains:
- a CDS encoding restriction endonuclease subunit S produces the protein MKAYIAQYQKKIFRKEATFCSFIVFVGSMKTKFLSDLAEIRFGINTRTSDHGNIPCVQGKDFDDFGQLQTAGLSYISEDQCKDTDFLQPGDVLFAAKGARNYAVCWTGQLSKAVASSTFFVVRNFTDSVLPDYLAWFLMSAKAGRYFEQNVKLATVRTISKKVMENLKIPVSNANHQNDILQLSLLWRKEKLLTTKIQHKYDYLIRHIEPS